A stretch of Cucumis sativus cultivar 9930 chromosome 2, Cucumber_9930_V3, whole genome shotgun sequence DNA encodes these proteins:
- the LOC105434446 gene encoding calcium uniporter protein 2, mitochondrial, producing the protein MAFKKTLAHRLFNLSKISAQALTKCRISSSSLALRFPPHTNTSNIAHDPGDHSVFRRFLHKRAVVTQPAISPELRELAAGGNIVEKFKSLGIASDRIRLDCLRPPASETLATDWDRSDVKNGLTVEDARKLLRVTRMEMVKRDLREIQKSWVPYSEFVRVCCQGCDDSDQGLEIAQMLDESGTVIVLGNVVYLRPEQVTKAIEGLIPLPSVIPNDAIRKEFEAMEIQKAAIDKRAETLTRRELWCGLGFLVAQTAAFMRLTFWELTWDVMEPICFYVTSGYFIAGYTFFLKTSKEPSFEGFFQSRFSTKQKRLMKLQNFDIARYNKLRRACFPNSSAQELPSSSDSMVYDNSTKMQLDSIHH; encoded by the exons atggCGTTCAAGAAAACCCTTGCTCACCGTCTCTTTAACCTTTCCAAAATCTCCGCACAAGCCCTTACCAAATGCCggatttcctcttcttcccttGCTCTTCGTTTTCCTCCCCATACTAATACTTCCAACATTGCTCATGATCCCGGAGATCATTCCGTGTTTCGTCGTTTTCTTCATAAGCGGGCGGTTGTTACCCAGCCGGCGATTTCGCCGGAGCTTCGGGAGTTGGCAGCTGGAGGGAACATTGTTGAGAAGTTTAAATCCTTAGGGATTGCATCGGATCGTATCCGACTCGATTGCCTTCGTCCTCCTGCGTCTGAGACGTTGGCTACGGATTGGGATAGGTCTGACGTGAAGAACGGATTGACAGTGGAGGATGCGAGGAAGTTGCTAAGGGTAACGCGGATGGAGATGGTGAAGAGGGATTTGAGAGAGATTCAGAAATCGTGGGTTCCGTATTCGGAATTTGTTAGGGTTTGTTGCCAGGGGTGTGATGATTCTGATCAGGGACTTGAGATTGCTCAAATGCTTGATGAATCTGGGACTGTGATTGTTTTAGGAAACGTGGTGTACCTCAGGCCTGAACAG GTAACTAAAGCCATTGAAGGCCTAATCCCCTTACCATCCGTCATTCCAAATGATGCCATAAGGAAAGAGTTTGAAGCAATGGAGATCCAGAAAGCTGCCATCGACAAACGAGCTGAAACACTTACACGACGAGAGCTCTGGTGCGGATTGGGCTTCCTTGTGGCTCAAACAGCTGCATTCATGAGGCTCACCTTCTGGGAGCTCACTTGGGATGTCATGGAACCAATTTGCTTCTATGTCACCTCAGGTTACTTCATCGCTGGTTATACATTCTTCCTCAAGACCTCGAAAGAACCTTCGTTCGAAGGCTTCTTCCAAAGCCGGTTTAGCACAAAGCAGAAGCGACTGATGAagcttcaaaattttgatatcgCTCGATACAACAAACTCCGGAGAGCCTGTTTTCCAAACTCCTCAGCTCAAGaacttccttcttcttcagaTTCTATGGTGTATGATAACTCAACAAAGATGCAGTTGGATTCTATacatcattaa
- the LOC101208096 gene encoding uncharacterized protein LOC101208096 isoform X1: protein MEGWYCVKEQKRCVGWVETYFKDCLCNLRDDMSFGFGLVSLLCWGLAEIPQIVTNFRTKSSHGVSLLFLLTWVAGDVFNLVGCLLEPATLPTQLYTALLYTVNTIVLVLQSVYYDYVTKCCIDRKAKSDHTGEEEKTPLKGNKGVGYVGIPIPKASPKPTPRREFYYTSARSLAGSDTPPFRAFLRLPKSGPSALGNDSSSSDDESDTAAVFSHSAVTQPRPIPRSVGYGTFLAASANLPFQTKGFSDGFSGRKLLQEHSSHSGFGQLLGWLMAAIYMGGRLPQIWLNIKRGSVEGLNPLMFVFALIANATYVASIVVRSTEWESIKANMPWLLDAVVCVLLDLFIILQYIYYRRFRRQRQSGGGRDEFKDYEEATKHATL from the exons atggaGGGTTGGTATTGTGTGAAGGAGCAGAAACGATGCGTGGGATGGGTAGAAACGTACTTCAAGGATTGTCTTTGCAATCTAAGAGACGACATGTCGTTCGGTTTCGGGCTTGTAAGTTTATTATGTTGGGGACTTGCTGAGATCCCTCAAATCGTTACCAATTTTCGTACCAAATCCAGCCATGGCGTTTctctcctcttcctcctcaCTTGGGTGGCCGG TGATGTGTTTAACCTTGTGGGGTGCCTTCTGGAACCTGCCACG CTCCCCACTCAGCTCTACACAGCACTG CTTTACACAGTGAATACGATAGTTTTGGTACTGCAAAGTGTTTATTATGACTACGTCACTAAATGCTGCATCGACCGCAAGGCCAAATCTGACCATACG GGGGAAGAGGAAAAAACGCCGTTGAAAGGCAATAAAGGGGTTGGCTATGTTGGAATTCCAATTCCCAAAGCTTCGCCGAAGCCAACGCCTCGCCGAGAATTCTACTACACATCAGCTCGATCGTTGGCCGGAAGCGACACGCCGCCCTTTCGGGCGTTTCTCCGCTTACCCAAAAGTGGGCCATCCGCTCTCGGTAATGACAGCTCGTCTTCCGACGATGAATCTGACACCGCCGCCGTCTTCTCCCATTCCGCTGTCACCCAGCCTCGCCCCATTCCTCGATCG gttGGTTATGGAACATTTTTAGCAGCATCAGCAAATTTGCCGTTCCAAACTAAGGGCTTCTCAGATGGATTTAGTGGAAGAAAACTTTTACAA GAACATTCAAGTCATAGTGGTTTTGGCCAATTGTTGGGTTGGCTCATGGCTGCCATTTACATGGGTGGTCGACTCCCTCAAATCTGGTTAAAT ATCAAAAGAGGAAGTGTGGAG GGGCTGAATCCTCTCATGTTTGTGTTTGCCTTGATTGCTAATGCCACTTATGTCGCAAG CATTGTAGTGAGAAGTACAGAATGGGAGAGCATCAAAGCCAACATGCCATGGCTGCTTGATGCTGTTGTTTGTGTCCTCCTTGACTTATTT ATAATTCTTCAGTACATATATTACAGAAGGTTTAGAAGGCAGAGACAAAGTGGAGGAGGAAGAGATGAGTTCAAAGATTATGAAGAAGCAACAAAACATGCAACCTTATGa
- the LOC101208096 gene encoding uncharacterized protein LOC101208096 isoform X2, protein MEGWYCVKEQKRCVGWVETYFKDCLCNLRDDMSFGFGLVSLLCWGLAEIPQIVTNFRTKSSHGVSLLFLLTWVAGDVFNLVGCLLEPATLPTQLYTALLYTVNTIVLVLQSVYYDYVTKCCIDRKAKSDHTGEEEKTPLKGNKGVGYVGIPIPKASPKPTPRREFYYTSARSLAGSDTPPFRAFLRLPKSGPSALGNDSSSSDDESDTAAVFSHSAVTQPRPIPRSVGYGTFLAASANLPFQTKGFSDGFSGRKLLQEHSSHSGFGQLLGWLMAAIYMGGRLPQIWLNIKRGSVEGLNPLMFVFALIANATYVARRFRRQRQSGGGRDEFKDYEEATKHATL, encoded by the exons atggaGGGTTGGTATTGTGTGAAGGAGCAGAAACGATGCGTGGGATGGGTAGAAACGTACTTCAAGGATTGTCTTTGCAATCTAAGAGACGACATGTCGTTCGGTTTCGGGCTTGTAAGTTTATTATGTTGGGGACTTGCTGAGATCCCTCAAATCGTTACCAATTTTCGTACCAAATCCAGCCATGGCGTTTctctcctcttcctcctcaCTTGGGTGGCCGG TGATGTGTTTAACCTTGTGGGGTGCCTTCTGGAACCTGCCACG CTCCCCACTCAGCTCTACACAGCACTG CTTTACACAGTGAATACGATAGTTTTGGTACTGCAAAGTGTTTATTATGACTACGTCACTAAATGCTGCATCGACCGCAAGGCCAAATCTGACCATACG GGGGAAGAGGAAAAAACGCCGTTGAAAGGCAATAAAGGGGTTGGCTATGTTGGAATTCCAATTCCCAAAGCTTCGCCGAAGCCAACGCCTCGCCGAGAATTCTACTACACATCAGCTCGATCGTTGGCCGGAAGCGACACGCCGCCCTTTCGGGCGTTTCTCCGCTTACCCAAAAGTGGGCCATCCGCTCTCGGTAATGACAGCTCGTCTTCCGACGATGAATCTGACACCGCCGCCGTCTTCTCCCATTCCGCTGTCACCCAGCCTCGCCCCATTCCTCGATCG gttGGTTATGGAACATTTTTAGCAGCATCAGCAAATTTGCCGTTCCAAACTAAGGGCTTCTCAGATGGATTTAGTGGAAGAAAACTTTTACAA GAACATTCAAGTCATAGTGGTTTTGGCCAATTGTTGGGTTGGCTCATGGCTGCCATTTACATGGGTGGTCGACTCCCTCAAATCTGGTTAAAT ATCAAAAGAGGAAGTGTGGAG GGGCTGAATCCTCTCATGTTTGTGTTTGCCTTGATTGCTAATGCCACTTATGTCGCAAG AAGGTTTAGAAGGCAGAGACAAAGTGGAGGAGGAAGAGATGAGTTCAAAGATTATGAAGAAGCAACAAAACATGCAACCTTATGa